The window AAAATCTTTGGGCTCACGTCCTGTATACCGGCTAGCTGGACAGATTCACTCCAAATACCCGAACACATAAAAAATATTACTATTTTGCTCTGTCCCTACAGTAGGATGGAACTGGTCGTGAGAACTTGGGTGAAAAGAGAATTTTTTGCCGTTGAAATGGCCATCAGGCGGACTCAAGCCACCTGCCATTGATGAAAAGTTCGTGGGGACGAAAGTGCTCTTTATAGCACATGGCATCAACACCCTTGATGAGATACCCCAAGTAAAGATAATCAATACCATAGTCAAGACACATCTCAACCAGGGTGAGGATGTTGAAGGTACCGAGGCTTCTGGCCGACTCATCGGGGTCGAAATAAAAATAGACGGCATTCATCCAGTTGCCGCCAAGATCAATGACAGAACCACCGATAAGTTTATCTTTGCATGAAAACTCGATACGCACCGAGTCGACGATGGTATTGCAGAAAAACCCGCCGTAATACCCCTCGGCGGTATTATGTTCCTGTGGATAGCGGGCCTGGAGGAAACGGTCGCACAGGGCCATGTTGTCATGGTCCATATCCACCGGAGTAACCCGAACGGACAGGTCGCTGTTCTTTTTAGCAGCCCTTCGCTGATTCCTGTTTGATTTAAATTTCTCCGGCCTTAGGCGGATAGGGATACATGCACTGCACTGAGCGCAACGCATGTTATACAGGCAGTTGCCATTGCGGCGGTACCCTGCTGCCAGAAACAGTTCCATTGCCCGGTCTGTCAGGGGCCCGAACATCGCCTGATGAAAACTGGCCATATAGGGCAATCCGTAAGGACACTCGGTATTCAGCTCCACAAAATACCTGTCTACCCTGTTCTGGAGTGCGGCAAATTCAGCGGCGCAGGTTATATCGTAATCGGTCGTCAATGTATTCTAATGTATGCTCATCAGGTACTGCAGCCCGGCTGGTTACCCGTTCGCAACCAACCCTGCAGGAGCACCTGTCTGTTTTCTTTATACAAGCCCCTGGTCAAGCATGGCATTGACCACTTTTATAAAGCCGGCAATGTTTGCTCCCACCAGATAATTCTGGCCGGCTCCATATTCGGAAGCCGCATCAAGGCAGGTTTTATGGATACATTTCATGATCTGCTTCAGCCTGGCGTCCACTTCTTCCCGCGGCCAGGACAGGCGCATTGAATTCTGGGCCATCTCCAGGCCCGAGACAGCAACTCCGCCGGCGTTGGCGGCCTTGCCCGGTGCGTAGAGTACACCACTATCGATCAGGATATCCACCGCATCCGGCGTGCAGGGCATGTTCGCACCTTCGCTCACGAGCCTGACTCCACCCTGTAAGAGGTTCTCCGCATCCACTTTATTCACTTCATTCTGGGTTGCACAAGGCATTGCGCAATCCGCAGGGTGTGACCAAAGTGGATTGTGGTCAAGGGTTGGGTCTACTGCAGTGTATACGGCATTAGGGTACTTCTCCACATATTCCTTGATCCGCCCCCGCATTACGTTCTTCAACTCTTTTACATACCTGAGCTTTTCACAGTCAAGCCCTTCTTCATCGTAGATATAGCCGGAAGAGTCAGAAAGAGTTACCACTTTGCCCCCAAGTTCCAGAATTTTTTCTGTGGTATATTGCGCCACATTTCCAGAACCGGAAACGAGGCAGGACTTGCCCTCCAGCGTTTCCCCTTGAGTCTCCAGCATCTCTGCCGCAAAATAGACATTACCATAGCCCGTTGCCTCGGGTCGGATCAGACTTCCACCCCAGTTGAGACTTTTGCCGGTAAGAACGCCTGTAAACTCATTGCTCAACTTCTTGTACATTCCGAACAGGTAGCCGATCTCCCTGGCGCCCACACCGATATCACCTGCCGGCACATCGGTATCTGGGCCAATATGGCGATACAATTCCCCCATAAATGATTGGCAAAAGCGCATTACCTCACCATCAGAACGGCCCTTGGGGTTAAAGTCAGAACCTCCTTTTCCCCCTCCCATGGCCAGTGTTGTCAGCGAATTCTTGAAAACCTGCTCAAAGGCTAAAAATTTTATGATGCCCAGATTCACAGACGGATGAAAGCGCAGCCCCCCCTTGTAAGGGCCCAGAGCACTATTCATCTGCACCCTGAAGCCACGATTGACTTGAACCTGACCATCGTCATCCTGCCACGGCACCCTGAACATGATAACCCGCTCAGGTTCGGTAACTCTCTCCAATACACCTTGCTGCCTGTAGGCGGCGTTACGATCAAGAACAGGTTTTACCGTCTCCACTACCTCCTGTACCGCCTGATGGAACTCACGCTGTTCCGGATCCCGTCCTTTGACAAGACTCATTATCTCGTCCATCGTGCCTCCTTCGCTAACTATACTGCTGATTATACATCCTCTGCCCCTCGATCTCACAAACCTGGTCCTGATGAAAAGAACCGGGAAGAATACATGCCTCTGAATTTTTCCCGTCACATTTTATGATGAGCGGTTTTTCAAACCGTACATGCCGAACAAATTTCAGCCGCTCGATCTCCGGCTGCTCGCTCAGCCAATGCCAGTCTACGAAATCATCTCCCCGGCTCTTTTGAGGCTTTCGGGGCTGTCTCTCGGTTATGGTCAGGTAGGGGATTCCAAGAGAGGTGATATTCTGGAAAAAATGTGACCCCTGGGAAGGATCTACTTTCAAGATATCGTTTCTGAGTTCTATAATAGCCCCTACCCGCGAAATATCC of the Desulfosediminicola ganghwensis genome contains:
- a CDS encoding arginyltransferase; translation: MTTDYDITCAAEFAALQNRVDRYFVELNTECPYGLPYMASFHQAMFGPLTDRAMELFLAAGYRRNGNCLYNMRCAQCSACIPIRLRPEKFKSNRNQRRAAKKNSDLSVRVTPVDMDHDNMALCDRFLQARYPQEHNTAEGYYGGFFCNTIVDSVRIEFSCKDKLIGGSVIDLGGNWMNAVYFYFDPDESARSLGTFNILTLVEMCLDYGIDYLYLGYLIKGVDAMCYKEHFRPHELFINGRWLESA
- the gdhA gene encoding NADP-specific glutamate dehydrogenase, with translation MDEIMSLVKGRDPEQREFHQAVQEVVETVKPVLDRNAAYRQQGVLERVTEPERVIMFRVPWQDDDGQVQVNRGFRVQMNSALGPYKGGLRFHPSVNLGIIKFLAFEQVFKNSLTTLAMGGGKGGSDFNPKGRSDGEVMRFCQSFMGELYRHIGPDTDVPAGDIGVGAREIGYLFGMYKKLSNEFTGVLTGKSLNWGGSLIRPEATGYGNVYFAAEMLETQGETLEGKSCLVSGSGNVAQYTTEKILELGGKVVTLSDSSGYIYDEEGLDCEKLRYVKELKNVMRGRIKEYVEKYPNAVYTAVDPTLDHNPLWSHPADCAMPCATQNEVNKVDAENLLQGGVRLVSEGANMPCTPDAVDILIDSGVLYAPGKAANAGGVAVSGLEMAQNSMRLSWPREEVDARLKQIMKCIHKTCLDAASEYGAGQNYLVGANIAGFIKVVNAMLDQGLV